The genomic window CTGCGAGTGAACGGACACGTACTCACCTGCAGCCATTGACATCGCTCCGGCGAAAAGCCCTGCAACGCCCGCAACCAGGATCGCCGAGCGGCTGCCGCTTGCGGCCGCAACTCCGATCACAAGGCTGGATGTTGAGACGATACCGTCATTAGCGCCGAGAACAGCGGCTCTTAGCCAACCGATCCGATTGACCCTGTGGATATGGCCTTTTTCATTAGGTCCTTGGGGCACGTTTCAGAATTGTGTTTGTCGAATAACGGAGGTCTCGAACTCACGACGTCCGGTCCGTGCTGAGCACTCGCGCAATGGTCTCTTCCGAGATGCCGCCATTGCGCCTTTTATACTCCGCCGCCGTGATCTGCGGGTCGCGCCACGCGTCCAGATGGCCGACCTGATGCACACATTGTATCGTGCAGGTAGGCGCACAGCCCTTCTCGGTATTGTATTCGCGGCGCATATCCTCGGCTGTGTATTCGAGAAGCGGTATGCCGGGTGTGCCGCGCTGCTGCGAGCAGTAACTGACAATGCCGGCCTCATCTATGTAGAGATAACGGGCGCCCGCACGACAGCGCCACTCGTACGAGCCTCCGTCAACCAACGCATCCTGGAACCAATTCCAGCGTGCATAGCTGCGCGTCCCTTTTTTCTTTATCTCTCGATAGACTTCCTTCTCGCGCGGCGTGAGGCCCTTGAGCAAGCCGTTGTCGTCGTGAATAACGCCGACCGTTGATGAGAAGCCAAGTTCGCGGGCACGGTTGGCTATCTGCAAAGCTTCTTCCGGATTAGAAACTCCGCCGCCTACGACCGAATTGATGTTGACCTTGAAATCTGCGTATTTACTCAGGTTGATCAACTTTGCATCGAGCACTTTCAGGCTCTTTTTCGATACCTCGTCGGGTATCACGTTATCTATCGATATCTGCAGATAATCAAGCCCGACGTCATTGAGCTTCTTGATCTTCTCAGGCTGAAAATAATATCCGTTGGAGATCAGCCCTGCGATCATTCCGTGTTCGCGGATCCGCTCAATTATCCTGTAGATATCGGGGTGCATCATCGGTTCCCCGCCGGAGATCGTAACAACTGACGTACGGAACTCGGCAAGCTTGTCGATACGCTCGATCATCGTATCGATCGGCACCGGATCGCTTGTCTTGTCGTATTCATTGCAGTAAGCGCAGGCAAGGTTACAGCGCCGCATCGGCACTATGTGCACGAGAACCGGATGCTTTGTCGATGCAAATGCACGCACGGTGTGCCGGACACCACGCGTGAACCTGCTGAGTCTGCTTGCTTTAGGCATAAAAACGCGCTTCCTTGACCAAGTAATAGATTATATTGGCCGCTCCGAAGCTTTACAAATCAATAAAAAAGGCCTCGTTCGCTCTCACGGCGGAACGAGGCCGGCAAAACGATCTGAACACTCAGCTCTTGATCACCTTTACGCCGTCAGGCACTTTGAGGCTGAAGATGCTTGCGTCGATCTTGACGTTCTTGCTTATGTTGGTGAGCAAAATAGTCGTTGTATCGTTATTGGCGGCTGTAACGCGCGCTTGCCGCGGCATTCCGTCGCCATCGACCCATAGATCGGCCTGCTTATACTTATCGGCGGCCTTGGGCGTTAACTGCAGGTGCCATGTGCGAACACCGCCCGCGATCTGCTCCTCGGCCACGAAAATGATGCTGTAGTTCGCCTTGAGCTGCTCTTTCGACATACTGAGAAAGGCGAGGGGGCCGGCGACCTTTGAATTCTGCTTTGTTGCAGTATTGGTATTGCCTTTGTAAGCCTGACTCAGGGTCGGCCGAACGATCAAGTATTCATCACCGACGATTATCATATTCTCGGCCGGCTTTACCCAATCAACGCGAATATAACGCAAGCGCTTCCCGGCTTTGGGAATGTAGTTGACGGTGCCTTGCGTCGTGTCAGTGCCGGCATCGCCGAGGGCTGCATCAGATTTGACCATCGTAATGTTCGACTTCAGCGAACTAAGGTTCTTGTTATGCTCATCCATTCGGCGTAAGATCTCGCCCAGCGGGCCTTGAGCGCTTGCAGGAACCGCAGACAAAATACCGATAAAGAGCAAAGAGATGGCCGGAATATAAAGATATCTTCGAAAATCACGCATATTACACCTATCGTTCGACATACGTCCGAGTTTGGACGACGGAAACTTGCGTCGGCGTTGTCCTCTCATTCTTTTCGAACCACGTTTTCGGGGTCAGAAAAATAAAGGCGATTATCAACAGGCAGAAAACATCATACTGCCACGTCCCGCGTTGATGGTCCCAAAGTATGATCCTTTTCATAAATTAAGCTGCCAGAAGGCCGTCGCGCATCCGCACCGTTCTCGAACAGACCGCCGCCGCCTCAGGGTTATGTGTGATCATAATGATCGTCTGCCCAAGCTTGCGATTCAGTTCGCGGAACATATTCAGCACGATCTCACTGTTCTCGGTATCCAAATTCCCTGTCGGCTCGTCCGCGAGAATGATCGCCGGGCTGTTAACAACAGCACGGGCCAATGCGACACGCTGCTGCTCACCGCCCGACATCTCAAGCGGCTTGTGGTGCATCTTGTCCTCAAGCTTCAGAAGGCCGAGTACTTCGCGGCGACGCTCGGAGCTGCCGTTCGATGAACCCGTGTGTATCTTCTCCGCAAGCTTCAGATTACCTTCTGCCGTAAGCGTCGGGAACAGATTGAACCTTTGAAAGACGAATCCGATCTTCCGTCGTCGAATATCGGTTCGCTTAGCATCGGAGACCTTGGAAAGATCCTCGCCGTCGATCATTATGCTGCCGCTCGTCGGGCTTAGCAAACCGCCCATAAGGTGAAGCAGCGTCGATTTGCCGCACCCCGAAGGCCCCATGATAGCAACGAACTCGCCCTTTTCGATATCCAAGGATACGCCGCGAAGCGCAGGCACATCGAGCTTGCCGATATTGTATGATTTCGTAAGATTTTCAGTCCGCAGGATCGCTGTCATTGTGATCTAATGAAGTTCGTCGGAGGCTTTCTGCGCCGGCCTCGCATCTTGCAGATCGGCAGTAACTTCACGGAGTTTCGCATCCAGATCCACCTCGTCCAGGCCCCAAGAGTTTTGCAGGACGAACGCGGACGGCGGAAACTGGCTGCCGATCTTTACATCCTCAGGTGCTTGATAGGTCAGCCGCATGGAGTATTTTTCTTTCGGTCGTGTTACCTGGATCTCAAGCGGAAGGTTGCTGAACTCGTCGGTAGATGTGAGTTTGCCCTCTTTGCCGTAAACGATGTCCGATTCGATCTCACCGACGCGGTCGAATATCTGTTGGCGAGCAAGCCGAATGCCGCCGACACGGTCGAACCAAAAGCGGCGCTCGATCTTTAGTGAGCCGTCGGCCCCTTTGCCGAATTCATCAAGCAGATAGTAGCCGCGGATCACCATGCGCAGCGGTGACTTTTTAGACTGACTCAGATCCTCCTCGGTCTGAAAGATCGTACTTGTTGTATAAACATGAGCCGCATCGGTCGGGCGGACCAACATCGCATCGGTAAAATGCTGCGGCCGGAGATTGGAAAATGCATTCACACCTTCTTTAACAGCGTTCCCGTTATCAAGATCAGCGTGTTTGAGCGACTTCTGCAGCTTTGAATAATCAGCATCATTGGTGCCGATAACAAACTTCTTGTACCTGCCGCTTCCGCCGTCCTGCAGGATGGCGACGCGGAACTTTGTCCCGTCCGACGTCATTTGGGCGACATCGGTCTTGATGACCGGCACTTGCACCTTCATCAAGATGCTCGCAGGCCGTTGGACCACGATCTCGCCGTCAGCCTCCCGATAGACCTCTTTGCTGCCGAACTCGGCGAACGAGTTATCTTCGAATTTCAGATACATCTTTGCCCGCATTGAGTTCACTCGGGCAAATCGGTTGACCTCATTTATAAGATCCTTCGGCGCCGCATCTTCGATCTTGAGCAATCGTGGTGCTTTATCCGGCGATTTGACGGAGATGCAGCCGCTGACGCCCGCCGCTATCGCTGCGGCAAGTATTATCAGTAATGATCTCTGCCAGGTCTTCATTGCGTTCTGATGCGGAAACGGCCGGTCGCGGTTGCAGTTCGATTTGCCGATAACAGTCGAGCCCGACAGCAATACAAACTAGAAAGCATATCACGTTGCCGCCTCATAATCTATGCATGAAAAACGCGCTTTGCCGAGGGCATTCAGCCCCGGAAAAGCGCGTTGAAATTACCGATCCAAGCTATTGGCCAAATACGCCAAGGCCTCTCGTCAGGTAGTCTCCCATAGTAAAAGCGAACATCACGAGAAGCCAGAAAAAGCTGGCAATGATCGCTAATCTGACAAGCCGCGGGCTCCAATACACATGCATGAAGAAGAGCATCACGCATACCATCTTGATGAATGCGATAAGCAGAGCAACAAAGGTATTTGCCCCCGGAAAGAACATGTCATCAAGATCGTACAGAGCTATCGTATAGGTCAGGATAGTGCCGACCGCGAGGATCAGGAATACCCCGACATATTTCGGGATATTCATATGCAAGTGCTGATGTTCGTTATGATCTTCGGACATCGTGAACTCCTAATGAATATAGTGCCTGCCAAGCAGGTATAATAAAGGGAAAAGAAATATCCAAACGATATCGACAAAGTGCCAGTACAGACCCGACGCCTCGACCGGTGAATAATACTCGGCGTTGTAATTACCCTTGAATGCGGTCCACAGCAGCCAAAGCATTATCCCGAGGCCGATGATCATGTGTACCGCATGGAGGCCCGTCATCACGAAGTAGATCCAGAAAAAGATCCGCACCTTGTCGCGGAATTTGTCCTGATCCAGCTCGCCGTTCGAGAAATATCCGACCTTTTCTGACGCTGTAAGGAAGTGTCCGCTCGGCTGCGCCTGCTGCTTGGCGATCATTTCCTCGACAAGTTCGTATTCACGCCATTGGAATTCGCCGCGAGGGTTTATGTATTCGTGGCCGGACGGATCGTGCACCGCTGCGTCAGGCGCGGATGCCGGAGCACGAACGATACGGTTTAGTCCCTCGACCGGCACGATGCCGTGAGTCCACTTATCGGTATATTCAACGACCTTTACGCCCAAGAATACAGTACCGAACAGCATCGTCAGGATGATCATCACGACCTGCATCGTTCGGTTGTTCACCTGCGCGAAATAGACCGTAAGAGCCATCGTTAACGAACTGACGATCAGCACGAGCGTATTTGTGAATCCCATGACCACATCAAGGTGGTTACTACCCGCCGCAAAGGCGAGCGGATACTTCGAACGCATCACAAGATACGCTGCAAAGAGGCCGCCGAAGAACATGATCTCCTGTACGAGGAAGACCCACATTGCGGCTGAGACGCTTGCCTCCTGCTGTGCCATGTCCTCGAACTGATGCTGCAGCCCGGGTTCGTGGTAAACGAATTTGGTCGATGTGTTTGATGACATATATATTGTCAAGCAGCGGCCTGAGCTTCAGCCACCTTGCGTGCACCCTCAAAATCGAGGCCGTTATCTTCGCTAAAGTCGTATGCTTCCCATGTTACAACGGGCGTCGTTTCAAAGTTTTCCGTAGGCACAGGCGAACTTGTACGCCACTCGAGGCCGGGCAGCATCCACGGATTGGCAGGCGCCTTTTTGCCCTTAAAGAGTGAGTGCGTAAGATATATCGCCGGCATGGTCAGCCCGACCGCGAGTACGGATGCACCCGCCGTTGAAAAGATATTCAGCACCTGCAGTTCCTCAGGATACGCCGCATAGCGGCGCGGCATGCCCAGATAACCCAAAATGAGCTGCGGGAAGAATGTCAGGTTGAACCCGACAAAGATGACCATTACCGCAACTTTACCCCAAAATTCAGAGTACATTTTACCCGAGATCTTCGGCCACCAAAGATGCAGGCCGCCGAGGAACGCAATAAGCTGGCCCCCGACCATCACATAGTGGAAATGGCCGATCACAAAATATGTTTCCGTAAGATGCACTGCCAATCCGATCGAGCCTAGAACAACGCCGGTAAGGCCGCCGATCAGGAATAATCCGATGAACGAAAGGCCGTAAAGCATCGGCGTATTGAACTGGATCGAACCTTTATAGAGCGTCGCGGTCCAGTTAAAGGTCTTGATAGCTGACGGGATCGCCACGATCATCGTCAAGAATGAGAATACAAAGCTCGCGTAAACCGATTGACCCGAGACGAACATATGATGGCCCCAGATCAAAAAACCGAAGACCGAGATCGCTATCGACGAGAAAGCTACGAATTCATAGCCGAAAACCCGCTTGCGTGCAAAGTTTGCGATAAGCTCCGAAACCACACCCATCCCCGGAAGCACCATGATATAAACGGCCGGATGTGAATAGAACCAGAAAAGATGCTGGAACAAGATCGGGTCGCCGCCCAAGGCCGGGTCAAAGATGCCGATGTGGCCCAGGCGCTCGATCGCGACCAAGAGAATGGTTATCGCAACGACCGGTGTACCAATGACCATCACAAGGCTGGTTGCGTACATCGACCATACGAAAAGCGGCAGCCGGAACCATGTCATTCCGGGAGCACGCATCGTATGTGTCGTAACGATAAAGTTCAATCCTGTAAGGATCGATGAGAATCCGGAAATAAAGATACCCAGGCCTGCGCCGACGACGTAGGTGTTCGAGAACGTGGTCGAATACGGTACATAGAATGTCCAGCCTGTATCAACACCGCCCTGGATCATTGCCCAAAGAGTAATGACGGCGCCTATGACATAGATATAAAAGCTAAGGAGGTTGATCCTCGGCAGAGCAAGATCTTTGGCCCCTATCATGATCGGCAGCAAGAAATTGCCAAGCACGGCGGGGATCGACGGGATCAGGAAGAAAAAGACCATCAATATGCCGTGCTGGGTGAACAGCTTGTTATACGTTGACGTCTCGAACAGGTCGCTGGCAGGTGTCAGCAATTCGAGGCGTATTGCCGCTGCATACAGCCCGCCCATCACAAAGAATACGGATATCGACACCAAATAAAGTATCGCGATACGCTTGTGATCCTTCGTCAATAACCACGAAGCCAAGGTTGAGCCATTACTGAGATAACTCTGCGTCGGCTTCTCAATGAATCCAGTATCTATCGTTGCTTCCGTTTGCATAACACGGCCACTCCCTATTTCTTTGTATTGCCTTTTGTCTTATCATCTGCCGCGGTAGTGGCATTGGCCGCTGCAGGCTTGGTCTCGCTGCTGGATGCCGCCGGTGTCTGCCCCGCGTTAGGGCTGAGCGACTTCACATAAGCGACGAGAGAATTCAATTGCTCCTCGGTTACCTGCCCCTTAAAGGTCGGCATTATCGGCTGGAAGCCTTCGACGACCTGTGAGGCGGGATTAAGTATCGAGTTGCGGATATAGTTATCATCGGCAGTAACACTTTCACCGGTAGAAAGTTTGACCTTCGAGTCAAAAAGACCCGTAAGATTCGGCCCGCGCGCTCCCGATGTTCCGGTGTGGCATGAGGCACATCCGAGTTTGGTATCGAAAAGGTCTCGGCCTGCCTCGACCGGCGTTTGGCCTGAGGTATTGCCGCTGAGCCACGCGTCAAAATCACGCTGCTCCATCACATATACCCATCCGACCATTCCCGAGTGGTTAAGCCCGCAATATTCCGCACAGAAGATGCGATACTTGCCGGGCTTGGTCGCATTGAACCACATATAGGTGTAGCGGCCCGGAACCACATCGGCCTTTGTTCTGAACGCAGGTACGTCAAAGTCGTGTATGACATCCTCGGTCGTCATCGTGAGCTTTATGTTAGTGTTGACCGGGACGTGCAGCTCATTGATCTCACGTTGACCTGTCAGGTGCTGTGCTTTCCACATCCACTGTTTACCGACAAGATAGATATCCATCCCTTCGGTCGGAGGCGTGTACTGGTTGTAGTAAACGATCGCACCGCCGAGAAAGATACTCATGGCAACCATCAGCGGAATGACCGACCAAGTTACTTCGAGAGCCGCCGAGCCGTGGATCTCGGGAGTTCTGGCAAATTTCTCCTTTTCGCGGTACCTCAGTCCCAAGGTAAAGATCGCAAAAACGATCGGGATCGAAAAGATCAGGCTGATCGTGAGCCAATAGAAATACAGCAGATCAACATCCCGTGCGAACGTTGACGCAGCTTCAGGAAATAATGATACCCACGAAGTGTTCAGCAATATCATATCAGTTAGCGGCAGCCGGGCCGGCATTCTTGTTCTTATTCCGACGCCAGAAAACAATGCCGAAAATTCCCATCAGTATGACGGTGGCAATGCCTCCGAGACGCATGACACGCATGATCGCAACACCGTATTTTCCGGTTGCCGGATCGTAATGATAACAGTAGAGCAAGAGCTGCTCGGCAGTGTTGCCGACCTTGCCGTCCGCGGCCTCCATGACAGCGAATTTCACGTCCTTCGGTGCGTAGTCAATGCCGTAAAAATAGTGCGACAGGCGTCCCTCGGTATTTGCGACCATTATCCCGCCGGCATGAGCGAACTGGTCAGTACGGTCATCCCATTTATAGTGAAAACCGGCGGCCTGCGTAACCTTTTGTATCTGGTCTTCGGTTCCTGTCAGAAAGTGCCAGCCATTCTCGGTACCCGGCCTGTCGTAGCGTTCGAGATAAGCTGCTTTCTTATTGCGTGCAAGATCCGGGCTGTCGTTATCGCGCGGATCAAAGCTGATCGCCAAGATATCAAAATCCTTTCCCGGGTCGAGCGAAATACCCTTG from Chloracidobacterium sp. includes these protein-coding regions:
- a CDS encoding radical SAM protein; translation: MPKASRLSRFTRGVRHTVRAFASTKHPVLVHIVPMRRCNLACAYCNEYDKTSDPVPIDTMIERIDKLAEFRTSVVTISGGEPMMHPDIYRIIERIREHGMIAGLISNGYYFQPEKIKKLNDVGLDYLQISIDNVIPDEVSKKSLKVLDAKLINLSKYADFKVNINSVVGGGVSNPEEALQIANRARELGFSSTVGVIHDDNGLLKGLTPREKEVYREIKKKGTRSYARWNWFQDALVDGGSYEWRCRAGARYLYIDEAGIVSYCSQQRGTPGIPLLEYTAEDMRREYNTEKGCAPTCTIQCVHQVGHLDAWRDPQITAAEYKRRNGGISEETIARVLSTDRTS
- a CDS encoding outer membrane lipoprotein carrier protein LolA yields the protein MSNDRCNMRDFRRYLYIPAISLLFIGILSAVPASAQGPLGEILRRMDEHNKNLSSLKSNITMVKSDAALGDAGTDTTQGTVNYIPKAGKRLRYIRVDWVKPAENMIIVGDEYLIVRPTLSQAYKGNTNTATKQNSKVAGPLAFLSMSKEQLKANYSIIFVAEEQIAGGVRTWHLQLTPKAADKYKQADLWVDGDGMPRQARVTAANNDTTTILLTNISKNVKIDASIFSLKVPDGVKVIKS
- a CDS encoding ABC transporter ATP-binding protein yields the protein MTAILRTENLTKSYNIGKLDVPALRGVSLDIEKGEFVAIMGPSGCGKSTLLHLMGGLLSPTSGSIMIDGEDLSKVSDAKRTDIRRRKIGFVFQRFNLFPTLTAEGNLKLAEKIHTGSSNGSSERRREVLGLLKLEDKMHHKPLEMSGGEQQRVALARAVVNSPAIILADEPTGNLDTENSEIVLNMFRELNRKLGQTIIMITHNPEAAAVCSRTVRMRDGLLAA
- a CDS encoding cytochrome C oxidase subunit IV family protein, with translation MSEDHNEHQHLHMNIPKYVGVFLILAVGTILTYTIALYDLDDMFFPGANTFVALLIAFIKMVCVMLFFMHVYWSPRLVRLAIIASFFWLLVMFAFTMGDYLTRGLGVFGQ
- a CDS encoding cytochrome c oxidase subunit 3, with amino-acid sequence MGFTNTLVLIVSSLTMALTVYFAQVNNRTMQVVMIILTMLFGTVFLGVKVVEYTDKWTHGIVPVEGLNRIVRAPASAPDAAVHDPSGHEYINPRGEFQWREYELVEEMIAKQQAQPSGHFLTASEKVGYFSNGELDQDKFRDKVRIFFWIYFVMTGLHAVHMIIGLGIMLWLLWTAFKGNYNAEYYSPVEASGLYWHFVDIVWIFLFPLLYLLGRHYIH
- a CDS encoding cbb3-type cytochrome c oxidase subunit I; amino-acid sequence: MQTEATIDTGFIEKPTQSYLSNGSTLASWLLTKDHKRIAILYLVSISVFFVMGGLYAAAIRLELLTPASDLFETSTYNKLFTQHGILMVFFFLIPSIPAVLGNFLLPIMIGAKDLALPRINLLSFYIYVIGAVITLWAMIQGGVDTGWTFYVPYSTTFSNTYVVGAGLGIFISGFSSILTGLNFIVTTHTMRAPGMTWFRLPLFVWSMYATSLVMVIGTPVVAITILLVAIERLGHIGIFDPALGGDPILFQHLFWFYSHPAVYIMVLPGMGVVSELIANFARKRVFGYEFVAFSSIAISVFGFLIWGHHMFVSGQSVYASFVFSFLTMIVAIPSAIKTFNWTATLYKGSIQFNTPMLYGLSFIGLFLIGGLTGVVLGSIGLAVHLTETYFVIGHFHYVMVGGQLIAFLGGLHLWWPKISGKMYSEFWGKVAVMVIFVGFNLTFFPQLILGYLGMPRRYAAYPEELQVLNIFSTAGASVLAVGLTMPAIYLTHSLFKGKKAPANPWMLPGLEWRTSSPVPTENFETTPVVTWEAYDFSEDNGLDFEGARKVAEAQAAA
- the coxB gene encoding cytochrome c oxidase subunit II, which produces MILLNTSWVSLFPEAASTFARDVDLLYFYWLTISLIFSIPIVFAIFTLGLRYREKEKFARTPEIHGSAALEVTWSVIPLMVAMSIFLGGAIVYYNQYTPPTEGMDIYLVGKQWMWKAQHLTGQREINELHVPVNTNIKLTMTTEDVIHDFDVPAFRTKADVVPGRYTYMWFNATKPGKYRIFCAEYCGLNHSGMVGWVYVMEQRDFDAWLSGNTSGQTPVEAGRDLFDTKLGCASCHTGTSGARGPNLTGLFDSKVKLSTGESVTADDNYIRNSILNPASQVVEGFQPIMPTFKGQVTEEQLNSLVAYVKSLSPNAGQTPAASSSETKPAAANATTAADDKTKGNTKK
- a CDS encoding SCO family protein, giving the protein MWYEFKLLRIAVTAAVVLAGTVSVFSQTMEHYNSPLYNPRLYDPKEDTTTGLPDALKTVGIDQKLGEPLPADTILKDENGREVRLGDYLGKRPVIVAFVYFECPMLCTQVLNGLTGSLKGISLDPGKDFDILAISFDPRDNDSPDLARNKKAAYLERYDRPGTENGWHFLTGTEDQIQKVTQAAGFHYKWDDRTDQFAHAGGIMVANTEGRLSHYFYGIDYAPKDVKFAVMEAADGKVGNTAEQLLLYCYHYDPATGKYGVAIMRVMRLGGIATVILMGIFGIVFWRRNKNKNAGPAAAN